The following are from one region of the Methanobacterium veterum genome:
- a CDS encoding MTH865 family protein — protein sequence MMGIDEELHDRIVNALKGADFPINNYDKLMESFPHGRGGVCRAPGFEITVEDAITSLVEEDFPFNNAEDVAHVVIKRIRRGGIM from the coding sequence ATGATGGGTATTGATGAAGAATTACATGATAGAATTGTTAATGCATTAAAAGGAGCAGACTTTCCAATAAATAACTATGATAAACTTATGGAATCATTTCCCCATGGTAGAGGAGGAGTGTGCAGAGCTCCAGGATTTGAAATAACAGTAGAAGATGCTATAACTTCCCTTGTAGAAGAAGACTTTCCATTTAATAATGCAGAAGATGTAGCACATGTAGTAATTAAAAGAATAAGACGTGGCGGAATAATGTAA